In a genomic window of Bombina bombina isolate aBomBom1 chromosome 8, aBomBom1.pri, whole genome shotgun sequence:
- the LOC128638806 gene encoding transcription factor HES-5-like, whose product MAPCIITMESAHNNCEEKGLRKLRKPVIEKMRRDRINSSIEQLRILLEKEFQKQQLPSKPEKADILEMTVSFLQQHLAAKSATSPSLSYREGHSRCLQDSLHFLSLQPQSEAQVNLLHHIQGPQCTPEVAHLQVQSPYDSHINQTSLKDITALWRPW is encoded by the exons ATGGCTCCCTGTATCATCACTATGGAAAGTGCTCATAACAATTGCGAGGAAAAGGGTCTCAGAAAG CTAAGGAAGCCAGTGATTGAGAAGATGAGGAGAGATCGTATTAACAGCAGCATTGAGCAGCTCAGGATATTGCTGGAGAAAGAGTTTCAGAAACAGCAACTTCCATCCAAACCAGAGAAGGCTGATATCCTGGAGATGACAGTGAGCTTCCTGCAACAGCACCTGGCTGCTAAAT CAGCAACATCACCCAGCCTGTCCTACAGAGAAGGTCACTCTAGATGTCTCCAGGACTCTCTGCACTTCCTCTCCCTGCAGCCACAGTCAGAAGCTCAGGTGAACCTGCTGCATCATATCCAGGGACCCCAATGCACCCCAGAAGTTGCACATCTACAAGTGCAGTCCCCTTATGACTCTCACATCAATCAGACATCTCTGAAGGACATCACAGCTCTATGGAGACCTTGGTAA